In Deinococcota bacterium, the following are encoded in one genomic region:
- a CDS encoding DUF4258 domain-containing protein, which translates to MAVRFYIDADTGLPHILRHNVDEDEVEAVLKSPVEDYAGKEGARVSVGQTESGRYLKVIYVPEPQGMFVITAYELKGKPLAAFRRRQKGRRA; encoded by the coding sequence ATGGCGGTGCGCTTCTACATCGACGCCGACACAGGCCTGCCCCACATCCTGCGGCATAATGTGGACGAAGATGAGGTTGAAGCCGTCTTGAAAAGTCCTGTTGAGGATTATGCGGGCAAGGAAGGCGCACGGGTTTCCGTGGGCCAAACCGAGAGCGGTCGCTACCTCAAAGTCATCTATGTGCCCGAGCCACAGGGAATGTTCGTCATCACGGCATACGAGCTGAAGGGAAAACCCCTGGCGGCATTCCGCCGGCGCCAAAAAGGGAGAAGAGCATGA